Proteins from one Gibbsiella quercinecans genomic window:
- a CDS encoding LysR substrate-binding domain-containing protein, with protein sequence MSYSIKHLHYVVAVKQTGSLAKASESMSVSVSSIREAIRLIEAKLHISLFLSEPAKGMKLTRDGERFAALAEEFLSAYRGFEQAAAHIPLDWERDISLGVLASAGPLIMPALLAQFSRSVLNGHIQLVEHGSKELSEAVRSDKLAAAFTFNDDLHPSLAFVELFKPPLHVGLHPTHPLAGKNTIHLSELEEEPYILLDFDGARRYYAGLFDHHGIRPQVAYTVSSREMAYNMVAAGLGYSVFNLCPLPTENGPLSEAIVRIPLESDYWSPAFGMIHLRSRNGGLIDGLYQTCRSIAGRSGNGRYRTN encoded by the coding sequence GTGTCCTATTCGATCAAACACCTGCATTATGTTGTCGCGGTAAAACAGACCGGTTCGCTCGCTAAAGCGTCCGAAAGCATGTCGGTTTCCGTGTCCTCGATCCGTGAAGCCATTCGCCTTATCGAAGCCAAGCTGCATATCAGCCTGTTCCTCAGCGAACCGGCCAAAGGAATGAAACTGACCCGCGACGGGGAACGATTCGCCGCGCTCGCCGAAGAGTTTCTCAGCGCCTATCGGGGGTTTGAACAGGCGGCGGCGCATATCCCCCTGGATTGGGAGCGCGATATTTCTCTGGGGGTGCTTGCCAGCGCCGGGCCGCTTATCATGCCGGCGCTGCTCGCTCAGTTCTCCCGTTCTGTTTTGAACGGACATATCCAGCTCGTTGAGCACGGTTCGAAAGAACTTTCAGAAGCGGTTCGTTCCGACAAACTCGCGGCGGCTTTTACCTTCAATGACGATCTCCACCCCTCGCTGGCGTTCGTCGAGTTGTTCAAACCTCCCCTTCACGTCGGCCTGCACCCGACCCATCCGCTCGCCGGGAAAAACACAATCCATTTATCAGAGTTGGAAGAAGAGCCATACATTCTGCTCGATTTCGATGGCGCCCGGCGCTATTACGCGGGACTTTTCGATCATCATGGGATCAGACCTCAGGTCGCCTATACGGTGAGTTCGCGCGAGATGGCATACAATATGGTGGCTGCCGGCCTCGGTTATTCGGTGTTCAACCTTTGTCCGCTGCCTACCGAAAATGGGCCGTTGTCTGAAGCGATCGTGCGTATTCCGCTGGAATCGGACTACTGGAGTCCGGCCTTCGGCATGATCCATCTGCGCAGCCGCAACGGCGGCCTGATTGACGGTCTTTATCAGACCTGCCGTTCCATTGCCGGCAGATCCGGGAATGGCCGCTATCGGACGAATTGA